One part of the Arabidopsis thaliana chromosome 1 sequence genome encodes these proteins:
- the hemb2 gene encoding Aldolase superfamily protein (hemb2; FUNCTIONS IN: porphobilinogen synthase activity, catalytic activity, metal ion binding; INVOLVED IN: porphyrin biosynthetic process; EXPRESSED IN: root; CONTAINS InterPro DOMAIN/s: Aldolase-type TIM barrel (InterPro:IPR013785), Tetrapyrrole biosynthesis, porphobilinogen synthase (InterPro:IPR001731); BEST Arabidopsis thaliana protein match is: Aldolase superfamily protein (TAIR:AT1G69740.2); Has 6838 Blast hits to 6838 proteins in 2133 species: Archae - 162; Bacteria - 3759; Metazoa - 160; Fungi - 160; Plants - 79; Viruses - 0; Other Eukaryotes - 2518 (source: NCBI BLink).): MTSSMFRSPCKIPSVKGFEQKSYVGLKAASYNVRVNSFKSSEVASQLQKIDSTLIWPVNALEAPPVPSKPATPLIDQPLQLSRRARRNRKCPTQRAAFQETNISPANFIYPLFIHEGEVDIPITSMPGRYMLGWRHGLIEEVARALDVGVNSVKLYPKVPEALKSPTGEEAFNDNGLIPRTVRLLKDRFPDLVIYTDVNFDEYSTTGHGGIVGEDGVILNDETIHQLRKQAVSQARAGADVVCTSEMLDGRVGAVRAALDAEGFQDVSIMSYSVKYTSSLYGRFRKVQLDKKTYQINPANSREALLEAREDEAEGADILMVKPALPSLDIIRLLKNQTLLPIGACQVSGEYSMIKAAGLLKMIDEEKVMMESLLCIRRAGADLILTYFALQAATKLCGENKRFSSN; encoded by the exons atgacgTCATCCATGTTTCGATCTCCTTGCAAGATTCCGTCGGTGAAAGGTTTTGAGCAAAAGAGCTACGTAGGCCTTAAAGCAGCTTCGTATAACGTCAGAGTCAACTCTTTTAAAAGCAGTGAAGTTGCTAGTCAACTCCAAAAGATCGACTCGACCTTGATATGGCCGGTAAATGCTCTCGAGGCGCCTCCAGTCCCGAGTAAACCAGCCACACCTCTGATTGATCAGCCTCTT CAGCTAAGCCGACGCGCACGTCGTAACCGAAAGTGCCCTACCCAGAGAGCTGCCTTCCAAGAGACTAATATCTCTCCTGCAAATTTCATATACCCTCTCTTCATTCACGAAG GTGAGGTAGACATTCCCATAACATCGATGCCTGGACGTTACATGCTTGGCTGGAGACACGGCCTCATTGAAGAA GTTGCAAGGGCACTAGATGTTGGTGTGAATAGCGTAAAGTTGTATCCTAAAGTTCCGGAAGCGTTAAag TCTCCAACAGGGGAAGAGGCATTTAACGACAACGGTCTAATACCTAGGACAGTTCGTCTTCTCAAGGACAGATTCCCTGATCtt GTTATCTACACTGATGTCAACTTTGATGAGTACTCAACAACTGGGCATGGTGGGATCGTAGGAGAAGATG GCGTGATATTAAATGATGAAACAATTCACCAATTGCGGAAACAAGCAGTTTCTCAG GCCCGAGCTGGAGCAGATGTTGTTTGTACGAGTGAGATGTTGGATGGTCGCGTAGGCGCGGTTCGTGCAGCTCTAGATGCTGAGGGATTTCAAGATGTGTCCATTATGTCTTACTCTGTCAA GTATACAAGTTCATTATATGGCCGTTTTCGCAAAGTACAATTGGACAAGAAAAC TTATCAGATAAACCCAGCAAATTCAAGAGAGGCATTGCTAGAAGCACGAGAAGACGAAGCGGAAGGAGCTGATATCTTAATGGTGAAGCCAGCACTCCCATCTCTCGATATCATACGCTTATTGAAGAACCAAACTTTGTTGCCTATTGGAGCTTGCCAAGTTTCTGGTGAATACTCTATGATCAAAGCTGCTGGACTTCTCAAGATGATcgatgaagaaaaagttatgATGGAGTCATTGTTATGCATCCGCCGAGCTGGTGCAGATCTCATTCTTACATACTTTGCTCTTCAAGCTGCTACAAAATTATGCGGCGAAAATAAACGATTTAGTTCCAACTAG
- the ILL6 gene encoding IAA-amino acid hydrolase ILR1-like 6 (IAA-leucine resistant (ILR)-like gene 6 (ILL6); FUNCTIONS IN: metallopeptidase activity, IAA-amino acid conjugate hydrolase activity; INVOLVED IN: proteolysis, regulation of systemic acquired resistance, auxin metabolic process; LOCATED IN: endomembrane system; EXPRESSED IN: 22 plant structures; EXPRESSED DURING: 13 growth stages; CONTAINS InterPro DOMAIN/s: Peptidase M20 (InterPro:IPR002933), Peptidase M20D, amidohydrolase (InterPro:IPR010168), Peptidase M20D, mername-AA028/carboxypeptidase Ss1 (InterPro:IPR017439), Peptidase M20, dimerisation (InterPro:IPR011650); BEST Arabidopsis thaliana protein match is: peptidase M20/M25/M40 family protein (TAIR:AT1G51760.1); Has 12322 Blast hits to 12314 proteins in 1908 species: Archae - 129; Bacteria - 9070; Metazoa - 89; Fungi - 234; Plants - 310; Viruses - 0; Other Eukaryotes - 2490 (source: NCBI BLink).) — translation MDNLRKLNLLSVSLTIIFVSLTIATNLPFFEVKYPNNNPFGMLLRPTPIKNQSLGLPAHVGSDECRVWTKACSDEILRLTYQPDNVAWLKRVRRTIHENPELAFEEYETSRLIRSELDRMGIMYRYPLAKTGIRAWIGSGGPPFVAVRADMDALPIQEAVEWEHISKVAGKMHACGHDAHVTMLLGAAHILKAREHLLKGTVVLLFQPAEEAGNGAKNMIEDGALDDVEAIFAVHVSHIHPTGVIGSRSGPLLAGCGIFRAVITSEDSRGAANLLLAASSAVISLQGIVSREASPLDSQVVSVTSFDGGHSLDVAPDTVVLGGTFRAFSNSSFYYLKKRIQEVLMDQVGVFGCQATVNFFEKQNAIYPPTTNNDATYNHLKKVTIDLLGDSHFTLAPQMMGAEDFAFYSEIIPAAFYFIGIRNEELGSVHIAHSPHFMIDEDSLPVGAAVHAAVAERYLNDKHS, via the exons ATGGACAATCTCCGGAAACTTaatcttctctctgtctctctaaCCATAATCTTTGTCTCTCTTACCATAGCCACCAACTTACCTTTCTTTGAAGTGAAATATCCCAACAACAACCCTTTTGGGATGTTACTACGGCCGACACCGATCAAGAACCAATCCTTGGGTCTACCGGCTCATGTCGGGTCAGATGAGTGTCGGGTTTGGACCAAAGCATGTTCTGATGAGATTCTTAGGCTGACTTATCAGCCGGATAACGTTGCGTGGCTTAAACGCGTTAGGAGGACGATCCATGAGAACCCGGAGCTAGCGTTTGAGGAGTATGAGACTAGTAGGCTTATTAGGTCGGAGCTGGACCGTATGGGTATCATGTATAGATATCCGTTAGCGAAAACGGGTATTCGGGCTTGGATCGGATCCGGTGGACCGCCTTTTGTTGCGGTTCGGGCTGATATGGACGCACTACCTATTCAG GAAGCAGTTGAATGGGAACATATAAGCAAAGTTGCAGGCAAAATGCATGCATGTGGTCATGACGCACATGTGACTATGCTTCTTGGTGCTGCCCATATTCTTAAGGCTCGTGAACATCTTCTCAAG gGAACAGTGGTTCTGTTATTCCAACCGGCTGAAGAAGCTGGAAATGGTGCAAAGAATATGATCGAAGACGGAGCTTTGGATGACGTGGAGGCTATCTTCGCGGTCCATGTGTCCCATATCCATCCAACGGGTGTGATTGGATCAAGAAGTGGTCCTTTGCTCGCGGGATGTGGAATTTTCCGGGCGGTTATCACTTCGGAAGATAGCCGTGGCGCCGCTAATCTCCTTCTTGCAGCTTCTTCCGCGGTCATTAGTCTTCAAGGCATTGTATCCCGTGAAGCTAGTCCTCTTGACTCTCAG GTTGTGTCGGTTACTTCATTTGATGGCGGTCATAGTCTCGATGTGGCGCCGGACACGGTGGTCCTCGGTGGTACTTTCAGAGCTTTTTCTAACTCAAGCTTCTACTACCTCAAGAAACGTATTCAAGAG GTACTCATGGATCAGGTCGGGGTTTTCGGTTGCCAAGCGACAGTGAACTTCTTTGAGAAGCAGAATGCGATATACCCGCCAACTACGAACAATGATGCAACATACAATCACTTGAAGAAAGTCACCATAGATTTGCTCGGAGATAGCCATTTCACCTTGGCTCCACAGATGATGGGAGCCGAAGATTTCGCCTTCTACTCAGAAATCATCCCAGCCGCTTTCTACTTCATTGGCATAAGAAATGAAGAACTCGGATCAGTCCACATTGCTCATTCACCACATTTCATGATCGATGAAGATAGTTTACCCGTTGGAGCCGCGGTTCATGCCGCCGTGGCTGAGAGATACTTAAATGATAAACATTCATAA